A genomic region of Plasmodium malariae genome assembly, chromosome: 14 contains the following coding sequences:
- the PmUG01_14061400 gene encoding DNA helicase 60, putative yields the protein MRSLLKLKHISCKSGERFQCSKNLLFIKKDGPKYICTKSRVENEVGNEIGYKTINKSGGYVGYRVISNDEYCLTRHRRHINTTQKKSIFTDSRIKASTNEDNEGNANLNNSSNEHINNGVPFDNSNWNNGSSIQNNDDSANLINDGGENYFMNDNSVNKINDDNRKDTTIYQKDMHNNNDINSNHDESFLFDRDVRRKDDMGGENGFINYKSKRYNNSERSKHRLNSSIQQCDDDTNEDQYNSDQYSNDQYSNDQYSNDQYSNDQYSNDRYSNDRYSNDRYSNDRYSNDRYFNKDEQVPKYSRSLRTSDRYSNLGDNLKEIEWSKVKVKIERQNLFMNNENNKQKNLTTEEYQNELRKYNIYVSKDFKLNNFITTFSDLNFHPSILNHLNSKYKEPTAIQKITWPIALSGKDLIGVAETGSGKTLAFVLPCLMHILKQKHKQKEKQIEVNEKGAEIEGQENGQVAQLNMNNSTEEDYQNDSNEEQYEQRNIYGLILLPTRELCMQVLEEIKVFEKSLNIKSTAVYGGVPKYFQINNIKKGVDIMVATPGRLLDYLENGIVNLLSCIYVVIDEADRLLDMGFEKQLRKIMTQINKNKQLLFLTATWPEQVRKLAYDFCSSDPVKIQIGKSELTANKNIEQNVIISSSIDLKKKLLDWLKENYENHKILIFCDTKRNCDNLCKELRYHQYNALAIHGDKQQRERDRILNNYKSDRCNILVATDVASRGLDIKNISVVINYDIPNTIEDYIHRIGRTGRAGNKGKSILFFPHDYYIPQKQRFAKELIKLFNKTNQMVPTELREIAGY from the coding sequence atgagaAGCTTGCTGAAATTAAAACACATCAGTTGTAAATCGGGTGAACGTTTTCAATGttcaaaaaatttgttatttataaagaaGGACGGTccgaaatatatatgtacaaagaGCAGAGTAGAGAACGAAGTGGGAAACGAAATAGGATACAAAACAATCAATAAATCAGGCGGTTACGTAGGATATAGAGTAATTAGCAATGATGAATACTGTTTAACAAGACATAGAAGACATATAAATACTACGcaaaaaaaatcaatattTACAGATAGTAGAATTAAGGCAAGTACGAATGAAGACAACGAGGGTAATGCCAATTTAAATAACAGCTCTAATGAACATATAAACAATGGTGTACCTTTTGACAATAGTAATTGGAATAATGGATCTTcaatacaaaataatgatgatagtgctaatttaataaatgatgGAGGtgagaattattttatgaatgaTAACagtgttaataaaattaatgatgACAACAGAAAGGATACCACCATTTACCAAAAAGATATGCACAATAATAACGACATTAATAGCAATCATGACGAatcctttttatttgataGGGATGTAAGAAGAAAGGACGATATGGGGGGTGAGAACGGATTTATTAATTACAAAAGTAAGAGATACAACAATTCTGAACGGAGCAAGCACAGACTCAACAGTTCCATCCAACAATGTGATGATGACACTAACGAGGATCAATACAATAGCGACCAATACAGTAACGACCAATACAGTAACGACCAATACAGTAACGACCAATACAGTAACGACCAATACAGTAACGACCGATACAGTAACGACCGATACAGTAACGACCGATACAGTAACGACCGATACAGTAACGATCGCTATTTTAATAAGGATGAGCAAGTGCCAAAATACTCGAGATCTTTACGCACCTCCGATAGGTATTCGAACCTGGgggataatttaaaagaaatagaatGGAGCAAGGTAAAGGTAAAAATCGAAAGACagaatttatttatgaataatgagaataataaacaaaagaaTTTAACCACAGAAGAATATCAAAATGagttaagaaaatataacatatacgTTAGTAAAGATTTCAaactaaataattttataaccACCTTTTCcgatttaaattttcatccatctattttaaatcatttgaatagtaaatataaagaacCAACAgctattcaaaaaataacatGGCCAATCGCCTTGTCAGGTAAAGATTTAATAGGAGTAGCCGAAACAGGAAGTGGAAAAACATTAGCATTTGTTTTACCTTGTCTTATGCATATACTCAAACAGAAACACAAACAAAAAGAGAAACAAATAGaagtaaatgaaaaagggGCAGAAATAGAAGGGCAAGAAAATGGACAAGTGGCACaattaaatatgaacaacAGTACAGAAGAAGACTATCAAAACGATAGTAATGAAGAACAGTATGAACAGCGAAATATATATggtcttattttattaccaACAAGAGAGCTATGCATGCAAGTattagaagaaataaaagtttTCGAGAAatctttaaatataaaaagtactGCAGTATATGGTGGTGTACcgaaatattttcaaataaataatataaaaaaaggagtaGACATTATGGTTGCTACTCCAGGTAGACTTCTAGATTACTTAGAAAATGGAATAGTAAATCTGCTTAGTTGTATCTATGTAGTTATTGATGAAGCAGATAGACTATTAGATATGGGCTTTGAAAAgcaattaagaaaaataatgacacaaattaataaaaataaacagttattatttttaacagcTACTTGGCCTGAACAAGTCAGAAAATTAGCATATGATTTTTGTTCATCTGATCCAGTAAAAATCCAAATTGGTAAAAGTGAATTAAcagcaaataaaaatattgagcAGAATGTTATAATTAGTTCATCtattgatttaaaaaaaaaattattagactggttaaaagaaaattatgaaaatcaCAAAATTTTAATCTTTTGTGATACTAAAAGAAATTGtgataatttatgtaaagaATTACGTTATCATCAATATAATGCATTAGCAATACATGGTGATAAACAACAAAGAGAAAGAGACAGAATTCTGAACAATTACAAAAGTGATAGATGTAATATACTAGTTGCAACCGATGTAGCATCCAGAGGATtggatataaaaaacatatctGTTGTTATTAATTATGATATACCAAAT
- the PmUG01_14061500 gene encoding potassium channel, putative produces the protein MPTQSMERNKEINQNGTDKGRRDDKDDGTDEKANFKKNTKSTYVKILDPVKKEVIISSDILQLNRSKNARETDEEDGGNHVDNGRNKVFYASSNKEKDKMNVNITSKGPIKVVYDTSFNKDNQTDDHEKEEIRKKKKKKKGNRSRCRGGTGRSRVNQIKFFRLQNYIYKIFTSILCVLIVVLILYASIDISSNYGPIIILYIIFLEFGSMLISYILLQFPFFYRIIKNIFTRARNVNKYSHQYRPLYYDSPTNSDDRDSISIERGKKKKRNTFSFFNLNMNNKRYSLKTIFTAHKSNKFLQKIAEQEQKEDGYQEGVNMNHGKGNTTLRPFAQNTSRKRNEEGESGIVFTDGYISRDAPLNGTITKRMTDHMRARVNARARDRGSAHAPSGGNYKRQSIYLDDCNMWMNNDLKKANKRRNLNLTRSLSFNIRVNESNDMMMKDSASLDNIKILLGHRSSKFMRNKNKIKSIKSSIYKKYVPLTFATSYKDNKLAQFLKAHSAEIRSSSSSDYSSSSDDEDETGGRGAKSYKKIQIYKAVENRKKSVEENFIQKNIELYDKNETQKNLYAAKSALLYNNKKKKRKKKFYELARGKTNLLRKVTCYNNIKRMFYFFINYNMKSSKSSNNLFLFFRDVSLYIKHRFIHYMSYEPVWIIAILIRIVLWCIIWLWAASYMEREPKNYQITEWKMKNVPSIYGYIECTFQWCGVFDYLFGLYFSNNKLKYIFSFFSLIDFITTPISSFIMNFFCHNNYNQNYWFLILGPLRFLRLVRAESTISSCFFWLSDVKIIIIGIIILALAILFTFSGIMYILEAPDIERDFVTPLDFVYFGVITMSTVGYGDYTPVTAAGKNLTMFIIIICISFVGAQFKRLKETMFSPKTVMGIIPKQDDDYILILGPVSPTQLLYICKGINNSFPNSVESIFIFTPLPVIIYRYVYGSIVKNTNIKVCINGGNECFICPSIIYDAVINARALYILNNVDSEKYTLLYQQIFLASNNLNFSNHNPNQRINPDDILHNKIMNKCSREKTKKWKYTDILSDYKNEINKNNMLNLEMNININDSYFVREKDDQECLLRFIGAYNICNTVIPTTLQLSNNTYENLIKSMNVYNYLSMEELKYALLAKSINCKGLFFLIINFFYKPKAVKSLKKYIIDLKLLMYNRILKRKNRKKMKNGEIKINKFSEISSSSSEEGMYVDIVSLLKQNQRAGNSQQEIDHSEEQGRSNTWRQNVSGSKVGQDSNKHNMNSTKRSNNVERHNDNYESNSSELENGRRNNNVVINKSIDTNKNDMFFLNSMEDMSASQNLTYKSYGNMLEKVSLNMYYYLEGLKYNIYRFQFPECMRGFLFQTASEYFYQKYSAFLIGIITMNKEIFLNPVDYIIGEENKYYYTSAFSGIILTTSLDNLIKLSSIKSISKKVYEYNDRRISEKFKAVRKVGRNGAGANGTPSNNRTPSNNGTPSNNGTPSNNGAPSNSGASIGKDGRSKMDNEVDMKNEISKNDESLADISNYSSSMSTNSDIDNTNSDDEDTNESSNDTDNSGIEKAAKNSNLLYNFFLGVYEVDNYISAYRDIFTEKSKPLLLVCGWPDNIHILFKHLKINLYGSVNSKGKGTNRKSRRKGEMKREETHQGKRERNDRNQRRSIKYNIIILSLHVPKFNYENDLFYFSNNIAFIRGSAMNSTNLIQAGIFYAKRIIILNANHSLFIDKDAYRIDNEVIIIKNMVYQLYSNIFKNRNNYMELIKRIFKKEYRDENINEKIFAHEIPQNIKELMKVDTCCSSSNYDSSNSGYILKKKEKKNFNIFSVNKNPYLICLIKNSESLEYIDGSINLSYENYNDNEKMNKIWENCGEYIYTFELVSANIFVDEMLHNLVCFSLPISKYAIEYSVIYSLIGININEYSKNAKTFHKNLKLSTGHVFLIPIPSYFYKKSFYKCFSYFLHNKQCLCIGILRHMDISPLCSKSRKLFLLSCPARTMKIERYDQAYVIAYNMR, from the exons atgcCCACACAAAGTATGGAAAGGAATAAAGAGATAAATCAAAACGGAACAGATAAGGGAAGGAGGGATGACAAAGACGATGGTACGGATGAGAAagcaaattttaaaaagaataccAAGAGCACGTATGTGAAAATACTCGATCCTGTGAAAAAGGAGGTAATAATTTCTTCGGACATATTACAGTTGAATAGAAGTAAAAACGCTAGAGAGACAGATGAAGAGGATGGTGGTAACCACGTTGATAATGGCAGAAACAAAGTTTTTTATGCTTCATCtaacaaagaaaaagataaaatgaaTGTTAACATTACAAGTAAAGGACCTATAAAAGTGGTATATGATACTAGCTTTAATAAAGATAATCAGACAGACGACCATGAGAAAGaggaaataagaaaaaaaaagaaaaaaaaaaaagggaacaGAAGCAGATGTAGAGGAGGAACAGGAAGAAGTAGAGTAAACCAGATAAAGTTTTTTAGATTacagaattatatatacaaaatatttacatcAATATTGTGTGTTCTAATTGTTGTTTTAATACTTTATGCTTCTATAGATATATCATCTAATTACGGAcccataataattttgtacataatatttttagaatttGGTAGTATGctaatatcatatattttattgcaatttccttttttttatcgaattataaaaaatatatttacccGAGCTAGAAATGTAAACAAATATTCACATCAGTACAGACCATTATACTATGATAGTCCTACGAACAGTGATGATAGAGATTCAATTAGCATAGAacgaggaaaaaaaaaaaaaagaaatacgttttcctttttcaatttaaatatgaataacaAAAGATATAGTCTTAAAACTATTTTTACAGCACATAAATCTAACAAgtttttgcaaaaaatagCCGAACAAGAACAGAAGGAGGATGGGTACCAAGAGGGGGTGAACATGAACCATGGAAAAGGTAACACCACTCTCCGTCCTTTTGCTCAGAACACATCTAGGAAGAGAAATGAAGAAGGAGAAAGCGGCATTGTATTTACGGATGGATATATCAGTAGAGATGCCCCACTAAATGGTACTATAACCAAGCGCATGACTGATCATATGAGAGCCCGAGTAAACGCGCGCGCAAGGGATCGAGGCAGTGCTCATGCACCGAGTGGTGGTAACTACAAAAGGCAGAGCATATATCTGGACGACTGTAACATGTGGATGAATAACGATTTGAAAAAGGCTAATAAGAGGAGAAATTTGAATTTGACAAGGTCACTAAGTTTTAACATCCGAGTGAACGAAAGCAACGATATGATGATGAAAGACTCGGCTAGTCTAgataatataaagatattatTAGGACATAGATCTAGTAAATTtatgagaaataaaaataaaataaaatcgaTCAAGTCTTCtatttataagaaatatgtGCCATTAACCTTTGCTACATCATATAAGGATAACAAGTTGgcacaatttttaaaagctCATTCAGCAGAGATAAGGTCGTCCAGTTCAAGTGATTACTCAAGTTCGAGTGATGATGAGGATGAAACTGGTGGAAGAGGAGCCAAATCGTACAAGAAGATACAAATTTACAAAGCAGTAgagaacagaaaaaaaagtgtgGAAGAAAATTTCATACAGAAGAACATAgaattatatgataaaaatgaaacccagaaaaatttatatgcaGCTAAAAgtgcattattatataataataagaaaaaaaaaagaaaaaaaaaattctatgaATTAGCAAGAGGGAAAACAAATCTTCTACGTAAAGTTACTtgttacaataatataaaaaggatgttttatttttttattaattataatatgaaatcATCTAAATcatcaaataatttatttctcttCTTTAGAGATGtgtctttatatataaaacataggtttatacattatatgtCATATGAACCTGTATGGATTATTGCTATATTAATAAGAATTGTTTTGTGGTGTATTATATGGTTATGGGCAGCTAGCTATATGGAAAGAGAACCAAAAAATTATCAGATAACTGAATGGAAGATGAAAAACGTTCCATCCATATATGGTTATATAGAATGTACATTCCAGTGGTGTGGTGTAtttgattatttatttggtttatatttttccaataataaattgaagtatattttttcttttttttctttgattGATTTTATTACTACTCCTAtatcttcatttattatGAATTTCTTCtgtcataataattataatcaGAATTATTGGTTTCTAATATTAGGCCCTCTTCGATTTTTAAGATTAGTACGAGCTGAGAGTACCATAAGTTCATGCTTTTTTTGGTTAAGtgatgtaaaaattataatcatAGGTATAATCATTTTAGCTTTGGCCATTTTGTTTACCTTTTCAggaattatgtatatactagAAGCACCAGATATAGAAAGAGATTTTGTAACTCCTCTAGATTTCGTATATTTCGGGGTTATAACCATGTCTACTGTAGGGTACGGTGATTATACACCTGTCACAGCAGCAGGTAAGAACTTAACGatgtttataattattatatgtataagtttTGTTGGAGCACAATTTAAAAGATTAAAAGAAACGATGTTTAGCCCTAAGACAGTTATGGGTATAATACCTAAACAAGATGATGACTACATTTTGATACTAGGACCAGTCAGTCCAACTCagttgttatatatatgcaaaggtataaataatagtttTCCAAATTCAGTGGaatctatatttatatttacaccTTTACCAGTTATAATATATCGATATGTATATGGAagtattgtaaaaaatacgaaTATAAAGGTATGTATTAATGGAGGAAATGAATGTTTCATCTGTCCAAGTATTATCTACGATGCTGTTATTAATGCTAGAGCTTTGTACATACTGAATAATGTAGATTcggaaaaatatacattactatatcaacaaatatttttagctAGTAATAATCTTAACTTTAGTAATCATAACCCAAACCAAAGGATAAATCCAGATGATATTTTgcacaataaaattatgaataaatgCTCTAgagaaaaaacgaaaaagtgGAAATATACAGACATATTATcagattataaaaatgaaataaataaaaacaatatgcTTAATCTAGAaatgaatattaatataaatgattctTATTTTGTTAGAGAAAAAGATGATCAAGAATGTCTTTTACGATTTATTGGAGCATATAACATATGCAACACTGTCATACCGACTACTTTGCAGCTGTCTAATAATACTTATGAAAATCTCATTAAATCAATGAATGTGTACAATTATCTGAGTAtggaagaattaaaatatgctCTACTAGCGAAAAGTATTAATTGTAAAGGtcttttctttcttattattaattttttttataaacctAAAGCAGTGAAAAGTTTGAAGAAATACATAATCGATCTGAAGCTACTAATGTATAACCGCATTTTGAAAAGAAAGaacaggaaaaaaatgaaaaatggggaaattaaaataaacaaatttagTGAAATTTCATCTTCAAGTTCTGAGGAGGGTATGTATGTCGATATCGTTTCTCTATTGAAGCAAAACCAAAGGGCGGGTAACTCCCAACAAGAAATCGACCATTCTGAGGAGCAGGGCCGATCTAACACATGGCGTCAAAATGTTAGCGGCAGTAAAGTTGGACAAGATAGTAATAAGCATAACATGAATAGCACAAAAAGGAGCAATAACGTGGAGAGGCACAACGACAACTACGAGTCTAATAGCAGTGAACTAGAGAATGGAAGGAGGAACAATAATGTAGTGATCAATAAAAGTATAGATACAAACAAGAATGATATGTTCTTCTTAAATTCCATGGAAGATATGAGTGCATCGCAAAATTTGACATATAAGAGTTATGGCAATATGCTAGAGAAAGTTAGCTTAAACATGTACTACTACTTAGAAGGATtgaagtataatatatatagattcCAATTTCCAGAATGTATGAGAggttttttatttcaaaccGCATCTGAATATTTCTATCAGAAGTATAGTGCTTTTCTAATTGGTATTATAACTATGAATAAAGAGATATTTCTTAACCCAGTGGATTATATCATAGGAGAAGAAAACAAATACTACTATACGTCAGCCTTTTCaggaataatattaacaactAGTTTGGACAACTTAATAAAACTGTCTTCTATCAAATCCATTTCAAAGAAAGTCTATGAATATAACGATAGGAGAATCAGCGAAAAGTTTAAGGCCGTGAGAAAGGTGGGAAGGAATGGGGCCGGCGCAAATGGAACTCCTAGTAACAATAGAACGCCTAGTAACAATGGAACTCCTAGTAACAATGGAACTCCTAGTAACAATGGGGCTCCTAGTAACAGTGGAGCTTCCATCGGAAAGGATGGAAGGAGCAAAATGGATAACGAAGTAGATATGAAGAATGAGATAAGCAAGAACGACGAAAGTTTAGCTGATATTTCCAACTACTCAAGTAGCATGTCCACAAATAGTGACATCGATAATACGAATAGTGATGATGAGGATACAAATGAAAGCAGTAACGATACTGATAACTCTGGAATTGAAAAAGCTgcaaaaaattcaaatttactgtataatttttttttaggtgTATATGAAGTAGATAATTACATATCTGCATATAGAGATATTTTCACAGAGAAGAGTAAACCACTGTTACTAGTGTGCGGTTGGCCGGATAATATTCACATACTCtttaaacatttaaaaattaatttgtaTGGTTCGGTCAATTCGAAAGGGAAGGGAACAAACAGGAAGAGCAGAAGGAAGGGAGAAATGAAGAGGGAAGAAACACACCAAGGGAAGCGCGAAAGGAACGATCGGAACCAAAGGAGGAGCATAAAGTATAACATTATCATATTATCGTTACATGTTCCTAAGTTTAACTACGAAAATGaccttttctatttttcaaaCAATATTGCGTTTATTAGAGGATCGGCCATGAATAGCACAAATTTGATACAAGCAGGTATATTTTATGCTAAGAGAATAATTATACTGAACGCTAATCACAGCTTGTTCATCGATAAAGATGCGTACAGAATAGACAATGaagtaattattataaagaatatGGTGTATCAgttatatagtaatatatttaaaaataggaataattatatggaattaataaaaagaatatttaagaAAGAATATCGagatgaaaatattaatgagaAAATTTTTGCACACGAAATTCCACagaatataaaagaattaatgaAAGTTGACACATGCTGTTCATCATCGAATTATGATTCATCTAATAGTggatatatacttaaaaaaaaagaaaaaaaaaattttaacatttttagtgttaataaaaacccatatttaatttgtttaattaaaaattctgAAAGTTTAGAATATATTGATGGAAGTATTAATTTAtcttatgaaaattataacgataatgaaaaaatgaacaaaatatggGAAAACTGTGGtgagtatatatacacatttgaACTTGTATCGGCAAATATATTCGTGGATGAAATGCTACACAATTTAGTTTGTTTCTCATTACCAATAAGTAAATATGCAATTGAATACTCAGTAATTTATTCACTTATTggaattaatattaatgaatattcCAAAAATGCCAAAAcgtttcataaaaatttaaaacttAGTACAGGGCATGTGTTTCTTATTCCAATTCCATcttacttttataaaaaaagctTTTATAAATGCTTCTCCTACTTCTTGCATAACAAGCAGTGTTTGTGTATTGGAATTTTACGGCATATGGACATTTCTCCCCTGTGCAGCAAATCCAGGAAACTATTCCTCCTTTCCTGTCCCGCGCGCACCATGAAAATTGAGCGTTATGACCAg GCTTACGTAATTGCGTACAACATgagataa